From one Lineus longissimus chromosome 3, tnLinLong1.2, whole genome shotgun sequence genomic stretch:
- the LOC135484548 gene encoding cadherin-23-like isoform X1, translating to MAGGVFAWISVFRASVVLVLHGAEGSLSWSAPLNVVGNYVINNIKEDAPPANPIITVKATSNHPKNPIVYYRLSVLAEDGNFQIYPTTGVIEHIPSPNFDYENPALPTANGVTAVGQYVMTVTAFTGLAGETITKTIHYNLENVNEAPYITNLPKCVNLYETDGGNHSVWTIDARDPDGLTAPNDWGSNKIKYVIEPTSFEPASGATHFEINQIQPGYQDYKDLWRRKTSINYETQNNYNMTLYVEDRLGVKPNLRDRNHRVHVQVIDVNEAPEFQSAELKTTCEVAENTPIGTTVSTGISPFRAYEKDKYPGPDCPGLYPDSVTYFVEGKYSEYFRMDTVNLTTKTSALQQDGYLIVDKLIDREDLHNPKEGTFILYVNARDTRGIRQIKSQTVEVTCSILDQDDHPTYCQDYKYETTLPENTAVDSSVAAFTCTDEDDLVVNPTTYAIKDVGNDANATLANQYFDVSSNVMRTKQKLNLEGGTVLSFKVLVSQGSAFSQLTTTLTMEVTILGQNDHRPVMSKDFYNFFVAYNVPDQFVIGTIFAIDADQPASVLTYFLLEKDEGIMLGTRSGKLYTDYTNIDDKKLKKNAKYWMSTRANDNDSPSYYSNHVYIRVNTYDKKDVMVNIEVAMEFEGFTETQVADFEKSISNICQPCKGICPEKSAKGSNTVQTCFALKDDMTFKKINQEEPAEYISQDDLIDYLTNEDLVAGDIYGFGAYDIVSVTPYDTKTDLLPLWLVLGILGLIGLVCGLTYAIKACISHGLCKSCKMPPARQLHPESNAVDTFNFNYASYNRGP from the exons ATGGCGGGAGGAGTCTTTGCTTGGATTTCAGTATTTCGTGCCTCAGTGGTTTTGGTTTTGCATGGAGCGGAGGGAT CACTATCATGGAGTGCACCACTGAATGTCGTTGGTAATTATGTTATAAACAACATAAAAGAGGACGCACCGCCCGCCAACCCTATTATCACAGTCAAGGCAACCAGTAATCATCCCAAGAATCCGATAGTCTACTACCGCTTGAGCGTCTTGGCCGAAGATGGAAACTTTCAGATTTATCCAACAA CTGGCGTTATCGAGCACATCCCCTCCCCAAACTTCGACTACGAGAACCCCGCCCTACCGACCGCGAATGGCGTCACAGCAGTTGGGCAATACGTTATGACGGTGACTGCATTCACGGGCTTAGCAGGAGAAACCATCACCAAAACCATCCATTACAACTTGGAGAATGTCAACGAGGCTCCGTACATTACCAATCTCCCTAAGTGCGTCAACCTCTACGAGACTGATGGTGGTAATCACAGTGTGTGGACG ATCGATGCCAGAGACCCAGATGGCCTGACTGCTCCAAACGACTGGGGTTCAAACAAGATCAAATACGTAATCGAACCCACATCATTCGAACCAGCCTCTGGTGCTactcattttgaaatcaaccaGATAC AACCAGGCTACCAGGATTACAAAGACCTTTGGAGGAGGAAAACAAGTATCAACTACGAGACACAGAATAACTACAACATGACGCTGTATGTGGAGGACAGACTGGGGGTCAAGCCTAATCTGAGAGACAGGAACCATCGGGTTCACGTGCAGGTTATTGATGTCAATGAAGCACCCGAATTTCAGAGTGCAGAGCTGAAAACAACATGCGAAGTAGCGGAAAATACG CCGATAGGGACCACCGTCTCCACTGGGATCTCCCCCTTCCGAGCCTACGAGAAAGACAAATACCCTGGTCCAGACTGCCCCGGGCTTTACCCTGACTCTGTCACTTACTTCGTAGAGGGGAAGTACAGCGAATACTTCAGGATGGACACAGTGAACTTGACAACGAAGACGTCTGCTCTACAACAGGACGGTTACCTCATTGTTGACAAGCTCATTGACAGGGAGGACCTTCACAACCCAAAAGAAGGCACCTTCATACTTT ATGTAAATGCACGCGATACCCGCGGCATACGGCAAATTAAATCACAGACAGTAGAAGTCACCTGCTCGATACTGGACCAAGATGACCACCCCACCTACTGCCAAGACTACAAATACGAAACCACCCTTCCTGAGAACACTGCTGTTGATTCATCTGTTGCGGCGTTCACGTGCACAGACGAAGATGATTTGGTCGTCAACCCTACCACCTATGCCATTAAGGATGTTGGGAATGACGCCAATGCCACGCTGGCTAATCAGTATTTTGATGTTTCATCTAACGTTATGAGGACGAAGCAGAAGTTGAACCTGGAAGGCGGAACAGTG CTGTCGTTCAAAGTGCTTGTCAGCCAAGGGTCCGCCTTCTCGCAGCTCACCACCACACTAACCATGGAAGTCACAATCCTCGGCCAAAACGACCACCGCCCCGTCATGTCCAAGGATTTCTATAACTTCTTCGTGGCCTATAACGTACCCGATCAGTTTGTGATTGGTACTATCTTCGCCATAGATGCCGACCAAC CGGCGTCTGTGCTGACCTACTTCCTCCTAGAAAAGGATGAAGGAATCATGTTGGGTACAAGGTCGGGGAAGCTCTACACAGATTACACGAACATTGATGACAAGAAACTCAAGAAAAATGCTAAGTACTGGATGAGCACGAGAGCTAATGACAACGACTCTCCATCATACTATTCCAA CCACGTGTACATCAGAGTGAATACTTACGATAAGAAGGATGTCATGGTCAACATCGAGGTGGCAATGGAGTTCGAAGGCTTTACAGAGACACAGGTGGCTGACTTTGAAAAAAGCATCTCTAATATTTGTCAACCATGCAAAGGCATCTGCCCGGAGAAATCGGCAAAAGGCTCGAA CACAGTACAGACATGTTTCGCCCTGAAGGACGACATGACCTTCAAGAAGATAAACCAAGAAGAACCAGCCGAGTACATCAGCCAAGACGACCTCATAGACTATCTGACGAATGAGGACCTCGTCGCCGGTGACATCTACGGATTTGGAGCTTACGATATTGTGTCCGTCACTCCATACGACACGAAGACAGACCTGCTGCCGCTGTGGCTAGTCCTTGGGATCCTTGGTCTCATCGGGCTCGTATGCGGTCTAACATACGCCATCAAGGCCTGCATCTCTCATGGACTGTGCAAGTCATGTAAAAT GCCACCAGCTAGGCAGCTCCATCCAGAGAGTAACGCTGTCGATACGTTCAACTTCAACTACGCATCGTATAATCGGGGACCGTAA
- the LOC135484548 gene encoding cadherin-23-like isoform X2: MAGGVFAWISVFRASVVLVLHGAEGSLSWSAPLNVVGNYVINNIKEDAPPANPIITVKATSNHPKNPIVYYRLSVLAEDGNFQIYPTTGVIEHIPSPNFDYENPALPTANGVTAVGQYVMTVTAFTGLAGETITKTIHYNLENVNEAPYITNLPKCVNLYETDGGNHSVWTIDARDPDGLTAPNDWGSNKIKYVIEPTSFEPASGATHFEINQIQPGYQDYKDLWRRKTSINYETQNNYNMTLYVEDRLGVKPNLRDRNHRVHVQVIDVNEAPEFQSAELKTTCEVAENTPIGTTVSTGISPFRAYEKDKYPGPDCPGLYPDSVTYFVEGKYSEYFRMDTVNLTTKTSALQQDGYLIVDKLIDREDLHNPKEGTFILYVNARDTRGIRQIKSQTVEVTCSILDQDDHPTYCQDYKYETTLPENTAVDSSVAAFTCTDEDDLVVNPTTYAIKDVGNDANATLANQYFDVSSNVMRTKQKLNLEGGTVLSFKVLVSQGSAFSQLTTTLTMEVTILGQNDHRPVMSKDFYNFFVAYNVPDQFVIGTIFAIDADQPASVLTYFLLEKDEGIMLGTRSGKLYTDYTNIDDKKLKKNAKYWMSTRANDNDSPSYYSNHVYIRVNTYDKKDVMVNIEVAMEFEGFTETQVADFEKSISNICQPCKGICPEKSAKGSKTT, translated from the exons ATGGCGGGAGGAGTCTTTGCTTGGATTTCAGTATTTCGTGCCTCAGTGGTTTTGGTTTTGCATGGAGCGGAGGGAT CACTATCATGGAGTGCACCACTGAATGTCGTTGGTAATTATGTTATAAACAACATAAAAGAGGACGCACCGCCCGCCAACCCTATTATCACAGTCAAGGCAACCAGTAATCATCCCAAGAATCCGATAGTCTACTACCGCTTGAGCGTCTTGGCCGAAGATGGAAACTTTCAGATTTATCCAACAA CTGGCGTTATCGAGCACATCCCCTCCCCAAACTTCGACTACGAGAACCCCGCCCTACCGACCGCGAATGGCGTCACAGCAGTTGGGCAATACGTTATGACGGTGACTGCATTCACGGGCTTAGCAGGAGAAACCATCACCAAAACCATCCATTACAACTTGGAGAATGTCAACGAGGCTCCGTACATTACCAATCTCCCTAAGTGCGTCAACCTCTACGAGACTGATGGTGGTAATCACAGTGTGTGGACG ATCGATGCCAGAGACCCAGATGGCCTGACTGCTCCAAACGACTGGGGTTCAAACAAGATCAAATACGTAATCGAACCCACATCATTCGAACCAGCCTCTGGTGCTactcattttgaaatcaaccaGATAC AACCAGGCTACCAGGATTACAAAGACCTTTGGAGGAGGAAAACAAGTATCAACTACGAGACACAGAATAACTACAACATGACGCTGTATGTGGAGGACAGACTGGGGGTCAAGCCTAATCTGAGAGACAGGAACCATCGGGTTCACGTGCAGGTTATTGATGTCAATGAAGCACCCGAATTTCAGAGTGCAGAGCTGAAAACAACATGCGAAGTAGCGGAAAATACG CCGATAGGGACCACCGTCTCCACTGGGATCTCCCCCTTCCGAGCCTACGAGAAAGACAAATACCCTGGTCCAGACTGCCCCGGGCTTTACCCTGACTCTGTCACTTACTTCGTAGAGGGGAAGTACAGCGAATACTTCAGGATGGACACAGTGAACTTGACAACGAAGACGTCTGCTCTACAACAGGACGGTTACCTCATTGTTGACAAGCTCATTGACAGGGAGGACCTTCACAACCCAAAAGAAGGCACCTTCATACTTT ATGTAAATGCACGCGATACCCGCGGCATACGGCAAATTAAATCACAGACAGTAGAAGTCACCTGCTCGATACTGGACCAAGATGACCACCCCACCTACTGCCAAGACTACAAATACGAAACCACCCTTCCTGAGAACACTGCTGTTGATTCATCTGTTGCGGCGTTCACGTGCACAGACGAAGATGATTTGGTCGTCAACCCTACCACCTATGCCATTAAGGATGTTGGGAATGACGCCAATGCCACGCTGGCTAATCAGTATTTTGATGTTTCATCTAACGTTATGAGGACGAAGCAGAAGTTGAACCTGGAAGGCGGAACAGTG CTGTCGTTCAAAGTGCTTGTCAGCCAAGGGTCCGCCTTCTCGCAGCTCACCACCACACTAACCATGGAAGTCACAATCCTCGGCCAAAACGACCACCGCCCCGTCATGTCCAAGGATTTCTATAACTTCTTCGTGGCCTATAACGTACCCGATCAGTTTGTGATTGGTACTATCTTCGCCATAGATGCCGACCAAC CGGCGTCTGTGCTGACCTACTTCCTCCTAGAAAAGGATGAAGGAATCATGTTGGGTACAAGGTCGGGGAAGCTCTACACAGATTACACGAACATTGATGACAAGAAACTCAAGAAAAATGCTAAGTACTGGATGAGCACGAGAGCTAATGACAACGACTCTCCATCATACTATTCCAA CCACGTGTACATCAGAGTGAATACTTACGATAAGAAGGATGTCATGGTCAACATCGAGGTGGCAATGGAGTTCGAAGGCTTTACAGAGACACAGGTGGCTGACTTTGAAAAAAGCATCTCTAATATTTGTCAACCATGCAAAGGCATCTGCCCGGAGAAATCGGCAAAAGGCTCGAA GACGACATGA